Within the Glycine max cultivar Williams 82 chromosome 12, Glycine_max_v4.0, whole genome shotgun sequence genome, the region TTTTCTACAGTCCAAGGTACTAATACTGATTGATCATGCCTTCCTGCTTTGCAAGATGAATGAAATTCACACTGTAATTGTTTGTCTTAGATTTTAGTTCTGGCCTGGCAACGTAAGGGCATGTTTTTAAACAGctgtaacttttaataaataaataaataaataagtaaaagtaaATAGGTCATAATTTCTCAAGTCAAAGTCAAATGTTAACCTAGAGCAGTTTTTAGAAAACACATTCTGTCCCTATCCACCACAACCCTAGCAGAGCAACCGGCGGAGAAGTtctagagagcaccagagaCGTCACAAATTGTTAAATGAGAATGTTTGATAGACTACATCGAGGTAAGGATGAGTTATTTACGtttggggattagaatgaacatataTAGGGATCcctataagattaatttttggatattttgagttgtttttataaaatttaattcatgaaccctttcaaattgaattgttatcattgaaatgaaaaatttgATCTAAATAATTGTATTCCTTTTTGTTTCTAATCAAATTTTATGAACCACGCTTACGTACTTGGCTTTGTTgagaatattatttatatatatataaaaagtagaTATTAAGTTTTTTTGGGTGAAAGTGTCTGTACGTTATTCCTTGTGGTATCGTTTTGCTGTTTGAGATTTCTATAAACGGTACCATGAGGAATCACGTTTGTATATGTACAAAACCAATGTACGCGTGGTTCATAAAATtcgatttcaaaaacaaggaaTACAATTATTTGGATCAAATTTTTCATTCCAATGATAACAATTCACAGACACATTCTAAAAAATGGTAAATTACAAGCGCCAAACAACGAAAATCATACGCgttaatatacaaaataaatcaagTAATAACAattgacaatttaaaaaaattctgatATACACTAAACAATATCATATCAATATGCGCTAAACAGGATCATAGAATTTCATAATAATAGATATTACATTCAATTTAGtgtataaaaaattcaatttgaaagggttcatgaattaaaattttataaaaacaacccAAGATACCCAAAAATTAATCCTCTAGGCCCAagcgtgaataactcatccttACCTCGATGTAGTCGCTCAAACGTTCTCCGTTAGCAATTGTGACGTCTCTGGtactctctagagctcctcctccgGTTGCTCTTTTAGAATTCGTGCGTAGGAATAGAATGtgttttctattaattaattttatttatttattaaaagttacataaatgacactatttttttattgttttttcctctttatttttgtataaatgttTGAAACCAAAAACAGAATAAACTAAGGTGGTCTTCTcatattaaaagtgaaaaaactgGAAACATTTTCTTAAACCAAATATGTGGTTTTTATGGTGGCACAACCAAAGTGTGAATGTGCGAAAAAATGATGCGGAACACCAACCGTAATCATACGGTAAAAACTATAGATGTTAGGATATATGTCTGTAAGCGTGTAGGTAGCAGCACTATGTCTATGAAACACTTTGAATAATGGATTGCCAAACACTCCAATGATGTTGATTGGATGGAAGAATAGGAAACCCTCTGATTTGGACAGAAATGGCTCATGTCCTTTATAGAAACTCCAATGATAATATCTTTGCACCTTACTTAACTAGCTTTGATCCTCTGATAGGCCTTCTTAGAAATGAAACCTTTTACCCTAATCTTTAATTTCCTATGGATGtaatttcttccttctttgGTTGCTAACTCTTGATTGGTAGGAGACTagcaataaatttataatgtgtttgaatttgatataaTACAGAGCAAGTCACGCAGACTTTGTTGTTCCCTACCAAAAGTATGTTaaaagcatcaagaatccagtGAGCATTGGAACAAGATTTAAAATGAGATTTGAAATGGACGAATCTCAAGAGAGAAGGTAGACTACAACATAATTATAAATCTTCACTCTTATGTCTTccttcaaaaagctttttgcTTGTGTCATGATACTATCTTCCTATCTTGCAGGTGTAGTAGTGGGACGTTGATTGCAACGAGTGATTTGGATCCTTATAGATGGGCCAAATCAAAATGGAGGTGTTTGATGGTACATCTTCAATTGCTTTGTTACTGATGCAGTACTCTTGTACCATATTTATACGTTTAGCATTGCTTAAGGACagaaattgtgtttttaacATCAAACTGAATTATTGTGAAGCAACTTTCTTTGTGAACATCACAGAAATCTAATTCCATTTCTCCAATTTTTCTACGTAATATTTGCTCGTACAATTTTCGTGTCTCTCTCTAAATAGTTTTACATATCATCACATCAATTTATATGAAGGTTGCATTAGCAAGCCACCTAGAAAGCTCATTTATGAACTGAGTGAAGGACCACATGATGATCTTTGCATTAATGTAAGCCTGCTGTGATATGCAACAGGTCAGATGGGATGAGGATATTGAAACTAATCATCAAGACCGAGTATCTCCATGGGAGATTGATCCTTCTGCTCCTCTGCCCCCCTTGAGCATTCAGTCTTCTCCAAGACTGAAGAAACTGCGGACAGGTCTACAGGTTGCCTCACCTAGTCACCTCATCACTGGTATGAGTCCTAACACTAAAGTAGAATAAGACTTTGTTTAGATAAAGTTCTCCATAAATACTTGTAAAATACATCGATCTTCTCGCAGAAGTGAAAATCAATTTATGCACCTTAGTTTTTGAAGTTAAATGAAGGAGCTTCTATAAAAGTTTAGTGCATAAATTCATTTTAGCTAGTGGTAGAAGCTgaattcattttaccttcttattttcttctataaatGTTTGTGGAGAAATTTATCCGAACAAGACTTACGTCAATAGTGTATGTTAACTTCATATATCCCTATTATCCTCCTTGTTCCATGTAGCAGCACGAGGCAGTGGATTGGTAGGCTTTGAGGAGTCTGTAAGATCACCCAAGGTCTTGCAAGGTCAAGAAAATGCAGGTTTTGTGTCATTCTACTACGGATGCGACACAGTAACCAAGCCACCAGGTTTTGAGATGAGCTCTCCGAGTCATCCAAATCTTGGATCAGCTGAAGTAAGAAAGGTTTCCTCTTCTGAGCTGAATAGTGTCCACCCTTTCAGTTATGCAGGCTTTGTGGAAACTAACAGGTTTCCGAGGGTCTTGCAAGGTCAAGAAATATGTTCATTGAAATCCCTGACAGGAAAGGTTGATTTGAACCTTGGTGCTTGGGGAATGCCCAATCTAAGTTGCACAACTTTCAACCTCCACCAGGCAACCAAACCAAACTTTCAACCTTCATTGTTTCCTTACGGGGATATTCACCAAGCCGGTCAAGCTAGCTTGTTTTGCTCAAAATCCACCACTTTCCAGAGAGAAAATGTCCCATTTAACAAGCCATCCACTCAGGCAGGGATCATTGTAAATGAAGTTGGAAGATCAGATCTCCCAAATGAGCATAAGCTGCAGGACAATATTTCTTCTGCTGCAAATATGGGGGTTTCTAATGACAACAATGTCCAGGGAAAGGTAAATGCCTGCAAACTATTCGGGTTTTCTTTGTCTGGGGAAACTACTGCCCAAAATTTACAGAACTCTGCTAAAAGGAGCTGCACCAAGGTGAGGGATGATAACAACAAAATTATGTTATGATATgcctttttctctctcaagtTTTACCCACCTATATATAACATACACTAAATGAAGGTTCATAAGCAAGGCAGCTTAGTTGGAAGAGCTATTGATCTTTCAAGACTTAGCGGCTACAATGATCTGCTAAGTGAACTAGAGAGACTGTTTAGCATGGAAGGCCTTCTAAAAGATCCTGATAAGGGATGGAGGATTCTCTACACTGACAGTGAGAATGACATAATGGTTGTGGGGGATGATCCTTGGCAGTAAGTTTTCTTCTTTCTGAACTCAAATCAACACTTTAAAGAATGCTTCTTTTCCACCTTTTAATTAGTTATCAATGATCAACACATGTCTCAATATAAACTGATATATCTTGTATTCTTATCATATTTAAGCTATCTAGTGTCAAATTAATGTAATATACTTTCTAGGTGACACTAAAAAGTTTTGCATGTTTCCTTATGGCTGCAGTGAGTTTTGTGATGTGGTGTCCAAGATCCACATATACACCCAAGAAGAAGTGGAAAAGATGACAATTGGGATGATCAGTGATGATACTCATAGCTGTTTGGAAGAGGCACCAGTGATTATGGAGGCTTCAAAGTCTTCCTCGGTGGGTCAGCCAGATTATTCTCCAACGGCTGTTAGAGTCTAATAGTTTCAGGGTtgtcttaaatatttattatgttggTCCTGTCTCTGTACAAGATTAATCTACAAATGTTTTTATGCTGTGTTTGGTTGCTACCCTGACCTTTGAGGTTGTAGGCCCAGCAAAAATTGCATGGTCAGAGCATGAAAGACTGACAAATGAGTGCATTAAATTAGCTAAATAAGGGCTAGCCTTGACATCATATAATACGCCATTATGGCTTACGTACTATGGAATAATGCTGATGGTGATGGGTTTCCAGATCTTCCATTCCACCATGGTTGCGTATTATTGCTACGGCTGTTAGGAACCTCTTTGAGGTGTGATGCGGGTTTAGAGGTCCAAAAATGTGGCCATAGAATAACGTGCAAAATATACTTTGGTAAAAACTTGAGAAATGCACTCTAGTTCTGAAtcaatcaaatataaattttcacAGAAACCG harbors:
- the LOC100783513 gene encoding auxin response factor 4 isoform X2; this translates as MEIDLNHEVTEAEKNAFCDRECEKGAGAGAGITCWSSSTCSSSSAACVSSSYLELWHACAGPLTSLLKKGNVVVYFPQGHLEQVASFSPFTPLEIPTYDLQPQIFCRVVNVQLLANKENDEVYTQVTLLPQPELEGMYSEGKELEELGAEEDGDERSPTKSTPHMFCKTLTASDTSTHGGFSVPRRAAEDCFPPLDYKQQRPSQELVAKDLHGVEWKFRHIYRGQPRRHLLTTGWSIFVSQKNLVSGDAVLFLRGENGELRLGIRRAVRPRNDLPESVIGSQNCYSNVLSSVANAISTKSKFHVFYSPRASHADFVVPYQKYVKSIKNPVSIGTRFKMRFEMDESQERRCSSGTLIATSDLDPYRWAKSKWRCLMVRWDEDIETNHQDRVSPWEIDPSAPLPPLSIQSSPRLKKLRTGLQVASPSHLITARGSGLVGFEESVRSPKVLQGQENAGFVSFYYGCDTVTKPPGFEMSSPSHPNLGSAEVRKVSSSELNSVHPFSYAGFVETNRFPRVLQGQEICSLKSLTGKVDLNLGAWGMPNLSCTTFNLHQATKPNFQPSLFPYGDIHQAGQASLFCSKSTTFQRENVPFNKPSTQAGIIVNEVGRSDLPNEHKLQDNISSAANMGVSNDNNVQGKVNACKLFGFSLSGETTAQNLQNSAKRSCTKVHKQGSLVGRAIDLSRLSGYNDLLSELERLFSMEGLLKDPDKGWRILYTDSENDIMVVGDDPWHEFCDVVSKIHIYTQEEVEKMTIGMISDDTHSCLEEAPVIMEASKSSSVGQPDYSPTAVRV
- the LOC100783513 gene encoding auxin response factor 4 isoform X1 — its product is MEIDLNHEVTEAEKNAFCDRECEKGAGAGAGITCWSSSTCSSSSAACVSSSYLELWHACAGPLTSLLKKGNVVVYFPQGHLEQVASFSPFTPLEIPTYDLQPQIFCRVVNVQLLANKENDEVYTQVTLLPQPELEGMYSEGKELEELGAEEDGDERSPTKSTPHMFCKTLTASDTSTHGGFSVPRRAAEDCFPPLDYKQQRPSQELVAKDLHGVEWKFRHIYRGQPRRHLLTTGWSIFVSQKNLVSGDAVLFLRGENGELRLGIRRAVRPRNDLPESVIGSQNCYSNVLSSVANAISTKSKFHVFYSPRASHADFVVPYQKYVKSIKNPVSIGTRFKMRFEMDESQERRCSSGTLIATSDLDPYRWAKSKWRCLMVRWDEDIETNHQDRVSPWEIDPSAPLPPLSIQSSPRLKKLRTGLQVASPSHLITAARGSGLVGFEESVRSPKVLQGQENAGFVSFYYGCDTVTKPPGFEMSSPSHPNLGSAEVRKVSSSELNSVHPFSYAGFVETNRFPRVLQGQEICSLKSLTGKVDLNLGAWGMPNLSCTTFNLHQATKPNFQPSLFPYGDIHQAGQASLFCSKSTTFQRENVPFNKPSTQAGIIVNEVGRSDLPNEHKLQDNISSAANMGVSNDNNVQGKVNACKLFGFSLSGETTAQNLQNSAKRSCTKVHKQGSLVGRAIDLSRLSGYNDLLSELERLFSMEGLLKDPDKGWRILYTDSENDIMVVGDDPWHEFCDVVSKIHIYTQEEVEKMTIGMISDDTHSCLEEAPVIMEASKSSSVGQPDYSPTAVRV